The Kroppenstedtia pulmonis genome has a segment encoding these proteins:
- a CDS encoding rod shape-determining protein yields MRFWFGSKGNTGETETIFQKFGGFTRDMGIDLGTANTLVYLKGQGIVVREPSVVALETGTEDIKSVGNEAKRMIGRTPGNIVAIRPMKDGVIADYNTTATMLEYFIKKAQTQRVYLPRRPNVMVCVPSGVTPVEKRAVEEATRQAGAKEAYTIEEPFAAAIGAGLPVWEPMGSMVVDIGGGTTEVAVISLGGIVTAKSLRVAGDEMDDAIIQYIKRMYNLMIGERTAESLKLEIGAAKADEEEVIRDIRGRDLISGLPKTIQISSREVAEALADTVQSIIDSVKLTLEQTPPELAADIMDRGIVLTGGGALLRNMNTRLAEETGMPVVVADNALDCVAVGTGQSLENIHLLTSGVGITTSRSGRKR; encoded by the coding sequence ATGCGGTTTTGGTTTGGGAGCAAAGGAAACACTGGGGAAACAGAAACCATTTTTCAAAAATTTGGAGGTTTCACCCGGGATATGGGGATCGATCTCGGAACTGCCAATACATTGGTTTATTTGAAAGGACAGGGGATTGTTGTCCGTGAGCCTTCCGTTGTGGCTCTGGAAACGGGTACGGAAGATATTAAATCGGTGGGAAATGAAGCGAAGCGGATGATTGGCCGAACACCTGGCAACATTGTTGCTATTCGCCCTATGAAAGATGGGGTGATTGCAGACTACAACACCACTGCCACGATGCTGGAATACTTCATCAAAAAAGCCCAGACACAACGGGTCTATCTCCCACGTCGCCCCAATGTCATGGTGTGTGTTCCTTCCGGTGTCACACCTGTGGAAAAACGCGCAGTGGAAGAAGCGACCCGGCAGGCGGGAGCCAAGGAAGCTTATACGATTGAAGAACCCTTTGCCGCCGCTATTGGTGCAGGGTTGCCAGTTTGGGAGCCGATGGGGAGCATGGTCGTAGATATCGGTGGAGGGACGACAGAAGTGGCTGTAATTTCTCTGGGCGGGATTGTTACGGCAAAGTCCTTACGTGTAGCCGGTGATGAAATGGATGACGCGATCATTCAATACATCAAACGAATGTATAATTTAATGATCGGAGAACGTACTGCTGAGAGTTTGAAGCTGGAAATTGGTGCTGCCAAGGCTGATGAGGAGGAAGTGATTCGGGATATCCGAGGAAGAGATTTGATCAGCGGATTGCCCAAAACGATCCAGATCAGTTCACGGGAGGTTGCCGAAGCTCTCGCTGATACTGTCCAGTCCATTATTGATTCTGTTAAGCTTACACTGGAACAAACCCCTCCGGAACTTGCTGCGGATATCATGGATCGTGGAATTGTTTTGACAGGTGGCGGAGCTCTATTGCGCAACATGAACACTCGATTGGCGGAAGAGACAGGGATGCCGGTAGTGGTGGCAGACAATGCATTGGATTGCGTTGCTGTGGGAACGGGGCAATCCCTGGAGAATATTCACTTGCTGACTTCGGGTGTGGGGATTACCACCTCTCGAAGCGGACGCAAGCGGTAA
- a CDS encoding ABC transporter permease, with protein sequence MTDHIGKLYSVRLQSAWKKGIRYALLIIQGLHFLPVFFLLFLYFGYKVFLDWLPATFPTYLLIAVIMSGVLTRTQIRTLLKEPDPVFLMPAQNQLREYFRSSLQYSVIIQLLKTTVWMGFLFPLFFDRIGGIGAFFLSLVTVLFLKTWNVWIRWLEILSGMTKGLSLTLRGVTNLLITAWLFYGALFGLPLVIALLWLGCVTLYCRKRTPPSHIIPWDRLIALEQQTVSRYYRLANQFIDVPFIGNEIKPRPWLTFFYKWLPFRSKNTYLYLYLRTFFRYSEPFGVTIRLTLISTGLLCLFSFLPWYFTASIYFGGLYLTAIQLPWIRRIHRYQPWFWLYPLPVKQQQTDLARLLTFVLGIQGTLILLPPLVLQSQPLGLLLILLILGWTGSYPLSHLYLSKTKGSPS encoded by the coding sequence ATGACAGATCATATCGGAAAACTGTATTCTGTCCGGTTGCAATCTGCCTGGAAAAAAGGAATTCGTTATGCCCTACTGATTATACAGGGACTTCACTTCCTTCCAGTATTCTTTCTCTTGTTCCTCTATTTCGGTTACAAGGTCTTTCTGGACTGGTTACCTGCCACATTCCCTACATACTTGCTGATTGCCGTTATAATGTCCGGAGTCTTGACCCGAACTCAAATCCGGACCTTATTGAAAGAACCGGATCCAGTCTTTTTAATGCCCGCACAAAATCAATTGAGAGAATATTTCCGATCCAGCCTCCAATACAGTGTGATCATTCAACTTTTAAAAACCACTGTATGGATGGGGTTTCTTTTCCCCCTCTTTTTTGATCGAATAGGCGGGATTGGTGCATTTTTTCTTTCTTTGGTTACTGTACTCTTTCTCAAGACCTGGAATGTGTGGATACGTTGGCTGGAAATCCTAAGTGGTATGACAAAGGGGTTATCTCTTACTTTAAGGGGAGTAACCAATCTGTTGATCACAGCCTGGCTGTTTTACGGGGCACTCTTTGGACTTCCACTTGTTATCGCTTTGCTATGGTTGGGTTGCGTTACCCTGTATTGTCGAAAAAGAACACCCCCGTCTCACATTATTCCCTGGGATCGGCTGATCGCTCTTGAGCAGCAAACTGTATCCCGGTACTACCGACTGGCAAACCAGTTTATCGATGTTCCCTTTATTGGAAATGAAATAAAACCGAGACCATGGCTCACTTTTTTTTACAAGTGGCTCCCCTTCCGTTCAAAAAACACCTATCTTTACCTTTATTTACGCACATTTTTTCGTTACAGTGAACCTTTTGGTGTCACGATCCGTTTGACACTGATTTCCACTGGATTACTCTGTCTGTTTTCGTTTTTGCCATGGTACTTCACAGCTTCTATTTATTTCGGCGGTCTGTATCTGACTGCTATCCAGCTACCTTGGATTCGTCGGATTCATCGGTACCAACCCTGGTTTTGGTTATATCCCCTTCCGGTAAAACAACAGCAAACTGACCTGGCCCGTTTACTTACGTTTGTGTTGGGAATACAAGGGACTTTGATTCTATTGCCTCCCCTGGTGCTTCAGTCCCAGCCACTCGGGCTCCTTCTGATTCTGCTGATATTGGGATGGACGGGCTCCTATCCATTGAGCCATCTGTATCTCTCCAAAACAAAAGGTTCCCCCTCGTAA
- the mreD gene encoding rod shape-determining protein MreD produces the protein MAVWVLIGFLSFLFILDGTVLQWLVPQAWGSDIVFISRLMVSGIIILSLFRGRRSGLVYGFCFGLLYDMVYGQAIGVFAFTTACIGYISGLISRQFISGPIIALLATGISQSIHLIMSYGWLRLFDITLIGWQEAFVYHIIPSVIFNTVIAFPVYLGIKWILKRFAPDLAPMFQSKWR, from the coding sequence ATGGCAGTTTGGGTTCTCATCGGTTTCCTCTCTTTTCTTTTTATTTTGGATGGAACCGTATTACAGTGGTTGGTACCTCAGGCGTGGGGCAGCGATATTGTGTTTATATCCCGGCTGATGGTTAGTGGAATCATTATTTTATCTCTGTTTCGAGGTCGAAGGTCTGGGCTGGTATATGGATTCTGTTTCGGGTTGCTGTATGATATGGTGTACGGACAAGCTATCGGTGTATTTGCCTTTACCACAGCCTGTATTGGATATATTTCCGGCTTAATATCCCGGCAATTTATTTCCGGGCCGATTATTGCCCTTTTGGCAACAGGGATCAGTCAAAGTATTCATCTCATCATGAGCTACGGATGGCTTCGTCTTTTTGATATTACGTTGATCGGTTGGCAGGAGGCTTTTGTCTATCATATTATTCCTTCGGTTATTTTCAATACTGTGATCGCCTTTCCTGTTTACTTGGGAATCAAGTGGATACTGAAGCGATTCGCCCCGGATTTGGCACCGATGTTTCAATCCAAGTGGCGGTAG
- a CDS encoding GNAT family N-acetyltransferase, which produces MIRLLKEKEQDLVLRFLESEPSLNLFLIGDVYNNGMHTDFQELWGDFNELGELRAVLLRFYDSYIPYAPGDFDVEGLAAVITDQGIIQMLSGMDSVTKAFRPLLPLNWSKIRQTYFAELVGSEKLEASSRKISLEVKKMTVKDVPKIMALTRDIEEFDISTNTEKMLTQSLKSGDSRGWWVASGDKAVAMVRTTAENPYSAMIVGVGTHRDYRGQGLASHLLNILCQELLDEGKRLCLFYDNPEAGKIYKRLGFRDIAMWNMIRN; this is translated from the coding sequence ATGATCCGACTGTTGAAAGAAAAAGAACAAGATTTGGTCCTGCGGTTTTTGGAATCGGAGCCATCTTTGAACTTGTTTTTAATCGGGGATGTTTATAACAACGGAATGCATACGGATTTTCAGGAACTGTGGGGAGATTTTAATGAACTGGGGGAGTTGCGTGCTGTACTGCTTCGCTTTTACGATAGTTATATTCCTTATGCCCCAGGAGACTTTGATGTGGAGGGATTAGCTGCTGTCATTACTGATCAGGGGATCATTCAAATGTTGTCCGGAATGGATTCCGTGACGAAAGCGTTTCGACCGTTATTGCCCTTGAACTGGTCTAAGATCAGACAAACTTATTTTGCTGAGCTTGTCGGTTCGGAAAAATTGGAGGCCAGTTCCAGAAAGATATCCTTGGAAGTAAAGAAAATGACGGTGAAGGATGTACCAAAAATCATGGCATTGACCAGGGATATCGAGGAGTTTGATATTTCAACGAATACCGAGAAAATGTTGACTCAGTCATTAAAGTCAGGGGACAGCCGAGGGTGGTGGGTTGCCTCTGGCGACAAAGCGGTTGCCATGGTTCGGACAACGGCAGAAAATCCTTATTCGGCGATGATCGTCGGTGTGGGAACTCATCGGGATTATCGTGGGCAAGGCTTGGCCAGTCATCTTTTAAATATCTTATGTCAAGAATTATTGGATGAAGGAAAAAGGTTGTGTCTGTTTTACGATAATCCTGAGGCCGGAAAGATTTATAAGCGACTGGGCTTTCGGGACATCGCCATGTGGAACATGATAAGGAATTGA
- a CDS encoding SCO family protein: MQYIFRKIGLVSVALSVLLLVACNGNDQPVTMEDEEKKEAPKQALNWEVPDFEYTNQDGKKIGLSDLEGKVWLTNVMFTRCPDVCPPMTANMSKIQEAMKKEGLDDVAIVSFSVDPEHDQPKVLKEFGERYDVNFTNWHFLTGYSDKEIKKIVRETFKSDVIKQEQKSKNDPMIINHPVSFYLVDQKGMVYERYDGMNPDEKQILQDIKKLVK; this comes from the coding sequence TTGCAATACATTTTCAGGAAAATCGGATTGGTTTCAGTAGCCCTGTCAGTTCTTTTGCTGGTGGCATGCAATGGGAATGATCAGCCTGTCACAATGGAGGATGAGGAAAAAAAGGAAGCACCCAAGCAAGCTTTGAATTGGGAAGTTCCTGATTTTGAATACACCAACCAAGACGGGAAAAAAATCGGCTTGTCGGATCTGGAGGGAAAGGTCTGGTTAACGAATGTGATGTTTACCCGTTGTCCAGATGTCTGTCCACCGATGACAGCCAATATGAGCAAGATTCAAGAGGCCATGAAAAAAGAAGGGCTGGATGATGTGGCGATTGTCTCATTCAGCGTGGATCCGGAACATGATCAGCCAAAGGTACTGAAAGAGTTTGGAGAAAGATATGATGTCAACTTCACGAACTGGCATTTCCTTACCGGATACAGTGATAAGGAAATCAAGAAAATCGTCAGGGAAACATTTAAAAGTGATGTCATCAAACAAGAGCAGAAATCGAAAAATGATCCCATGATTATCAACCATCCGGTATCTTTCTATTTGGTGGACCAGAAGGGAATGGTTTACGAGCGTTATGACGGAATGAACCCGGATGAAAAACAAATTCTGCAGGATATCAAAAAGCTGGTTAAATAA
- a CDS encoding Maf family protein translates to MQPELVLASGSPRRRELLRSLGVPFSVHPSSVTEEVPGNPFPGELVEILAAKKALGVAHTRNHALVIGSDTVVSLKGNILGKPKSVRDAICMLESLQGNAHQVYTGIALVEVEKGRVSRRLIHHRVTEVMVRNMDRREIEWYVATGEPMDKAGAYGLQGIGSMWVDWIDGCYTNVIGMSLPLLYDMLKELDYPFSHRNLNPENKA, encoded by the coding sequence ATGCAGCCGGAGCTCGTACTTGCTTCCGGGTCTCCCCGGCGCCGGGAACTCCTGCGGTCGTTGGGTGTTCCCTTTTCTGTGCACCCAAGCTCCGTTACGGAGGAAGTACCAGGAAACCCATTCCCTGGCGAGTTGGTGGAAATCCTTGCAGCCAAAAAAGCTTTGGGGGTGGCCCATACTCGGAATCATGCCTTGGTAATCGGGTCAGACACAGTCGTTTCATTGAAAGGAAATATTTTGGGCAAGCCGAAAAGCGTACGGGATGCAATTTGTATGCTGGAAAGCTTACAAGGAAACGCTCATCAGGTTTATACAGGAATTGCTTTGGTGGAAGTGGAGAAAGGAAGAGTCTCCAGAAGACTGATCCACCACCGGGTGACTGAGGTCATGGTTCGAAACATGGATCGCAGGGAGATCGAGTGGTATGTGGCGACCGGCGAACCGATGGATAAGGCCGGGGCCTATGGTCTTCAAGGAATCGGTTCGATGTGGGTGGATTGGATTGACGGTTGTTATACAAATGTGATAGGCATGTCCCTTCCTTTACTGTATGATATGTTGAAGGAGCTGGACTATCCCTTTTCACATCGGAATCTAAATCCGGAGAATAAGGCATAA
- a CDS encoding terpene cyclase/mutase family protein produces the protein MAEIHKERVEAEINRLIQYLKRHQSPDGRWSFCFESGPMTDSYMILLYRIMGYSSSREIRGLISRLLDGHDHGIWKLYPDEKPGSVSATVEAITALVAAGELDVKESVARKAREFVAEQGGIRQAGSLTKIMLNLIGVYSWSNQPKVPVEFFLLPWWFPISLFDFVGFTRVHVAPILLAAHRQFSAPLPGVSDRLARWWPLGEIKDRQDQTATLRNSVQTLLSSPQIHGKTLKSLALRRGERFILDRIESDGTLYSYFSTTWLMIFSLWALGYPKNHHVVTRAIQGLKSFYYPVDNGFHMQETTSAVWDTSLILATLREAGLPPSDPCIRKGVDYLFHRQHNRFADWSLRNPGVLPGGWGFSNVNTINPDADDTSASLRATAGIAATYPESYRERWYRGCRWLLSMQNKDGGWPAFEKNTDKSWPNKLLPFQDAQTVWTDPSSVDLTGRTLYFIGRELGWKYDHPVVQRGFRFLLTKQETTGAWFGRWGIAYLYGTWAALTGMGAVGIRDHWAVERGVRWLLQVQNKDGGWGESCRSDVEKKYVPLGRSTPSQTAWALDALIPFFERPTPEIRAGIRFLLESMEKSDWTTTYPTGAGLAGQFYIHYHSYRYIWPLNTLIHYRNRYFTRDKGLRGNM, from the coding sequence ATGGCAGAGATCCATAAGGAACGGGTGGAGGCGGAAATAAATCGATTGATTCAATATTTGAAGAGACATCAATCACCGGATGGGCGGTGGAGTTTCTGTTTTGAGTCAGGTCCGATGACCGACTCGTATATGATTTTGTTATACCGTATAATGGGGTATTCTTCCTCCCGGGAGATAAGGGGGCTAATAAGTCGTCTTCTGGATGGACATGATCACGGGATTTGGAAGCTCTACCCGGACGAAAAGCCGGGGAGTGTCAGTGCCACAGTGGAAGCGATCACCGCATTGGTTGCAGCAGGTGAGTTGGATGTAAAGGAGTCTGTCGCCAGAAAAGCGAGGGAGTTTGTTGCTGAGCAAGGAGGAATTCGGCAAGCCGGTTCTTTGACTAAAATCATGCTGAATTTGATCGGTGTGTACAGTTGGTCCAATCAACCCAAAGTTCCGGTTGAGTTTTTTCTGTTACCGTGGTGGTTTCCTATCAGCCTTTTTGATTTTGTAGGGTTTACCCGAGTTCATGTAGCTCCCATTCTCTTGGCTGCCCACCGACAGTTTTCCGCTCCGCTTCCGGGAGTTTCCGATCGCTTAGCCCGATGGTGGCCTCTCGGTGAGATAAAGGATAGACAGGATCAGACAGCAACTCTCAGAAATAGTGTACAGACGTTGTTGTCTTCTCCTCAAATTCATGGGAAAACCCTTAAAAGCCTCGCTTTGAGGAGAGGAGAACGTTTTATTCTGGATCGGATCGAGTCAGACGGTACTTTATACAGCTATTTCAGTACGACGTGGTTGATGATTTTTAGTTTATGGGCTCTGGGTTATCCTAAAAACCACCATGTGGTAACCAGGGCGATTCAGGGTCTGAAAAGCTTTTATTATCCCGTGGATAACGGATTTCATATGCAAGAGACGACCTCTGCCGTCTGGGACACATCCCTGATCTTGGCAACCTTGCGGGAGGCGGGTCTGCCTCCTTCAGACCCATGTATACGAAAAGGTGTCGATTACCTGTTTCATCGGCAACATAACCGGTTTGCCGACTGGTCATTACGAAATCCCGGTGTTCTTCCAGGGGGATGGGGATTTTCCAATGTGAACACCATTAATCCGGATGCGGATGATACATCTGCCAGTTTACGGGCTACAGCGGGAATCGCCGCCACTTATCCGGAATCCTACAGGGAAAGATGGTATCGCGGATGCCGTTGGCTGCTGTCTATGCAAAATAAAGATGGCGGCTGGCCAGCTTTTGAAAAAAATACGGATAAATCTTGGCCCAACAAGTTGTTGCCTTTTCAAGATGCCCAAACGGTATGGACTGATCCATCTTCAGTAGATTTGACTGGTCGGACGTTGTACTTTATCGGGCGAGAGTTGGGATGGAAGTATGATCATCCTGTGGTTCAAAGGGGTTTTCGTTTTCTTCTGACAAAACAAGAGACTACCGGTGCTTGGTTTGGGCGTTGGGGCATTGCATATCTTTATGGAACATGGGCGGCTTTGACAGGTATGGGAGCTGTGGGCATACGAGATCATTGGGCTGTGGAAAGGGGAGTTCGTTGGCTCCTGCAGGTCCAGAATAAAGATGGAGGATGGGGGGAGTCTTGTCGCAGTGACGTGGAAAAAAAGTATGTCCCTCTTGGACGTAGCACCCCTTCTCAAACTGCTTGGGCATTGGATGCCCTGATACCATTTTTTGAACGTCCGACTCCTGAGATACGGGCAGGTATCCGATTTTTGCTGGAATCGATGGAAAAGTCGGATTGGACCACTACCTATCCCACAGGAGCGGGATTGGCCGGACAGTTTTATATCCATTATCACAGTTATCGCTATATTTGGCCGTTAAACACACTCATTCATTACCGAAACCGATATTTTACAAGGGATAAAGGATTAAGGGGGAATATGTAG
- the radC gene encoding RadC family protein: MLSGKKQLMIRDVPEEERPRERMVRSGASQLSNAELLAILLRTGTTFESVVSLAGRVLSKSGGLKGLADTSLSELTRIRGIGPAKAIQILAGIELGRRISRAVPKEKVAIRSPGDAADYVMEEMRYLTQEHFVCLFLNTKNRVIDKQRIFVGSLNASLVHPREVFREAIRRSSAGIICIHNHPSGDPTPSREDIDITRRLYEAGQIVGVELLDHIIIGENCFYSLKEKGILS; this comes from the coding sequence ATGTTGAGCGGAAAGAAGCAGTTGATGATCCGGGATGTTCCTGAAGAAGAACGTCCCCGGGAACGCATGGTGAGATCAGGAGCTTCTCAGCTGTCTAATGCAGAATTGCTGGCCATTCTCTTACGAACCGGAACGACCTTTGAATCCGTCGTATCCCTTGCCGGACGTGTTTTATCCAAATCCGGCGGGTTAAAGGGACTGGCTGATACCAGTTTGTCCGAGCTGACCCGTATTCGTGGAATCGGTCCGGCGAAAGCGATCCAAATCTTGGCCGGGATCGAATTGGGACGACGTATTTCCCGTGCCGTTCCGAAGGAGAAAGTGGCCATTCGGTCACCGGGAGATGCAGCGGATTACGTAATGGAAGAAATGCGGTATTTGACACAAGAACATTTTGTTTGTCTGTTTTTAAATACAAAAAACAGGGTAATCGATAAACAACGAATATTTGTCGGAAGCTTAAACGCTTCTCTGGTTCACCCACGGGAGGTGTTTCGGGAAGCGATTCGCAGGAGTTCGGCCGGCATCATTTGTATTCATAATCACCCCAGCGGGGACCCGACGCCAAGTCGGGAGGATATCGATATTACCCGTCGTTTATATGAAGCAGGACAGATTGTAGGGGTGGAACTCCTGGATCATATCATTATCGGAGAGAATTGCTTTTACAGCTTGAAAGAAAAGGGTATTCTCTCGTAA
- a CDS encoding ABC transporter ATP-binding protein: MFKGKRGSSLLEIKQLTGGYPAQSSVIFDISFSVHPGEMVGLIGLNGAGKSTTIKQILGFLRPRSGQILFNGKSLEQDPTQFRKAVSYIPETPYLYTELTLREHLELTALAYDLERSTFESRTERLLDLFQMKKRLEWYPSTFSKGMRQKVMIMCAFLVSPSLLIVDEPFVGLDPLAIHSLLELMEELKKEGTGILLSTHVLATAEKHCNRFVLLKDGRIALQGTLGEMREQADLQGATLDELFIYASQRDDPS, translated from the coding sequence ATTTTCAAAGGAAAGCGAGGGTCATCTTTGCTGGAAATCAAACAGTTAACCGGAGGGTATCCAGCCCAATCTTCCGTTATCTTCGATATCAGTTTTTCTGTTCATCCAGGTGAAATGGTGGGACTTATCGGCTTAAACGGCGCCGGAAAAAGTACTACCATCAAACAAATTTTAGGTTTTCTTCGACCTCGATCAGGGCAGATTCTATTCAATGGCAAATCTCTGGAACAAGATCCGACTCAATTTCGAAAAGCTGTTTCGTACATACCTGAAACCCCCTATCTGTATACTGAACTCACTTTGCGAGAACATTTGGAACTGACGGCTCTGGCTTACGATCTGGAGCGTTCCACCTTTGAATCACGAACCGAACGTCTGCTGGATCTGTTTCAGATGAAAAAAAGACTGGAATGGTACCCTAGCACATTTTCCAAAGGCATGCGGCAAAAAGTGATGATCATGTGCGCATTTTTAGTATCTCCTTCGTTGTTGATCGTGGATGAGCCCTTTGTCGGGTTGGATCCTCTGGCGATCCATTCCCTGTTGGAACTGATGGAAGAGCTAAAAAAAGAGGGAACCGGGATTCTCCTGTCCACTCACGTTTTGGCAACTGCTGAAAAACATTGTAACCGCTTTGTACTGTTAAAGGATGGACGGATTGCCCTGCAAGGAACACTTGGAGAAATGAGAGAACAGGCAGACCTTCAGGGTGCCACCTTAGACGAGCTCTTTATCTATGCCTCTCAAAGGGATGATCCTTCATGA
- the mreC gene encoding rod shape-determining protein MreC, whose protein sequence is MFSRFFGNRRIFVVLFSVILMIMMMGMTRGERDRLTWPESVVKNSISYVNGIVSQSQYSMLDWIGTMKSSKGSDEEQGRESQSYLQLKSEVARLKRENEQLKKDVGYTERNQMKYITARTVSRSPDRWNNRIVIDKGNQDGIKKDMPVVTQKGLIGRVTASTDHMADVQLLTDSHNGPGVAAQVLTHKKEAFGLIEGYDAKKKRLLMKKISSDAKLKKGQPVVTSDLSDIYAGQLLIGTVDQVATGDFGVDQMVYIKPAAGFERLDYVMVVQDPTKLQLKKHRKELDTKE, encoded by the coding sequence ATGTTTTCTCGTTTTTTCGGAAATCGTCGTATCTTTGTTGTACTGTTCTCCGTAATTCTGATGATCATGATGATGGGAATGACACGGGGGGAAAGGGATCGTCTGACTTGGCCGGAATCGGTGGTCAAAAACTCAATCTCTTATGTAAATGGCATCGTTTCCCAATCGCAGTACAGTATGCTTGACTGGATCGGAACCATGAAGTCATCCAAAGGGTCGGATGAGGAACAGGGAAGAGAGTCTCAAAGTTATCTCCAACTGAAGTCGGAAGTGGCCCGACTAAAAAGAGAGAATGAGCAACTGAAAAAAGACGTGGGTTATACTGAGCGTAACCAGATGAAATACATAACGGCCCGGACTGTTTCCCGCAGTCCGGATCGTTGGAACAACCGTATAGTGATCGACAAAGGGAACCAAGACGGGATCAAAAAAGATATGCCCGTGGTTACCCAGAAAGGTTTAATTGGACGAGTTACCGCATCGACTGACCATATGGCGGATGTTCAACTTCTGACTGACTCCCATAACGGTCCGGGAGTGGCAGCACAGGTTTTGACACACAAGAAGGAAGCTTTTGGCCTGATTGAAGGATATGATGCAAAAAAGAAACGTCTGTTGATGAAAAAGATTTCCTCTGATGCCAAATTGAAGAAGGGGCAACCCGTCGTTACTTCTGACTTGTCTGATATCTATGCAGGACAACTGTTGATTGGAACAGTGGACCAGGTGGCTACAGGGGATTTCGGTGTGGATCAAATGGTTTACATCAAGCCTGCGGCTGGATTTGAGCGCTTGGATTATGTGATGGTCGTGCAAGATCCGACGAAGCTGCAATTGAAAAAACATCGTAAAGAATTGGACACGAAAGAATAA
- a CDS encoding prepilin peptidase, with product MWSWLGVGMLGCLASALLSPVASFSVSRLIDRSERVLSHWGIHLIRMGLVIGFIVIHGTTDNHMERMTGWFFLFCLAVATVTDVCFRLIPDRLTVTAGILFMSGRLIWGEEPPQLYFMGFLFGGGLLWSVAWFSQGGMGGGDVKLAALAGWALGWPDIAVGMALSVFIGGMAALLLWITRRVRMGTSLPFGPFLAVGMGVAWIAGERILNWYLSFFP from the coding sequence GTGTGGAGTTGGCTGGGAGTGGGGATGCTGGGATGTTTGGCGTCTGCACTGCTGTCTCCTGTGGCTTCTTTTTCTGTTTCTCGTCTGATTGATAGGTCAGAGAGGGTACTTTCTCACTGGGGGATTCACCTGATTCGTATGGGTCTGGTGATCGGATTTATTGTGATACACGGTACAACGGATAATCATATGGAGCGAATGACAGGCTGGTTCTTTCTTTTTTGTTTGGCAGTGGCGACTGTGACGGATGTTTGTTTTCGGTTGATTCCCGACAGACTGACTGTAACAGCCGGAATCTTGTTTATGTCTGGGCGGCTAATCTGGGGGGAAGAGCCTCCCCAGTTATACTTTATGGGCTTTCTTTTTGGAGGCGGTTTGTTGTGGAGCGTGGCTTGGTTCAGTCAGGGAGGTATGGGGGGAGGAGATGTTAAACTGGCCGCTCTGGCTGGCTGGGCACTGGGGTGGCCGGATATAGCCGTGGGAATGGCACTCTCAGTTTTTATCGGTGGTATGGCGGCTTTACTGCTGTGGATAACCCGTCGTGTAAGAATGGGAACTTCTTTGCCTTTCGGCCCTTTTTTAGCAGTGGGGATGGGGGTGGCCTGGATCGCCGGAGAAAGGATTTTAAACTGGTATCTCTCATTTTTTCCCTAG
- the minC gene encoding septum site-determining protein MinC — MGKVLKPCVTIKGTKDGLLFLLDESRPFSVVLHELKYKLERETNIWDGPDTQVHIKIGSRQITRSEEEELRQLFAVRKNLLIQSIQADRKRDPVEGDGNIQMLAGTVRSGQILEHRGDLLLLGDVNPGGTVRSTGNIFILGALRGLAHAGGEGDSNAIIAASIFKPTQLRIAEIVSRPPDEWKDSEVAGMNFAYLVHQQVAVDKIHHLSRIRPDIEWNRFRR, encoded by the coding sequence ATGGGAAAAGTACTAAAGCCGTGTGTAACAATAAAAGGTACAAAGGATGGGCTTCTTTTCCTTCTGGATGAATCACGTCCCTTTTCTGTTGTCTTACACGAATTGAAATACAAATTGGAACGGGAAACCAATATCTGGGACGGTCCGGATACCCAGGTTCATATCAAAATAGGAAGCAGACAAATCACTCGCAGTGAAGAAGAAGAACTGCGGCAGTTGTTTGCTGTGCGTAAAAATTTGCTCATCCAGTCGATTCAGGCGGACAGGAAACGAGACCCGGTTGAGGGTGACGGGAACATTCAGATGCTGGCCGGCACAGTTCGCTCCGGTCAAATCCTGGAGCATCGTGGTGACTTGTTGCTGTTGGGTGATGTCAATCCTGGTGGAACGGTACGTTCAACAGGAAACATCTTTATATTGGGTGCTTTGAGAGGTTTGGCCCATGCCGGTGGAGAGGGAGATTCCAATGCCATTATCGCGGCATCCATCTTTAAACCGACACAGCTACGGATTGCGGAGATTGTTTCCCGCCCTCCGGATGAATGGAAGGATTCTGAAGTAGCAGGGATGAACTTTGCTTATTTGGTTCATCAACAAGTTGCTGTAGATAAAATACATCATCTAAGCCGGATTCGACCGGACATTGAGTGGAATCGGTTCCGAAGGTAA